TCGGCGAAGTAGCGCACAATGTCGCCTTTGTCGGCCGAAATCACCATGCAAATCTGTGTTGCTCCGGCGGCGATCATGCGCTCCACGAGGTATTCCGCAACAGCCTTGGGCCGCTCGAGTCCGTCGATCGTGCGTGAGCCCACGGGCAATAGCTCCTTCGAGCAGCCCAGCGGCTGTATGCGCTGGCCTGCACCTGCGGCTGGGATGATCCCAATCATGCTGCCTCCATGAAGCCGTCTGACAATGCTTCCGGGGAGCGCGCCCGCGATCCCTGCTTCACCGCAACTTCGGCGTGCGCCGGTTCCCCGCGAACCGTCCTTGCCTCTTCGAAGAAGCGCAGCAGGTCGGCAGCCCGCCGCTCTCCCGTATGCTGTTCCAGCGTGCGATGGCGCGCCCTTTCGGCCATGCCGGACAGCTCGGAGTCACTTGCCGCCAGCGCACGCAGAACGTCGTCTGCCGTTTTCGCGATCACGACCTCCTCTCCCGGCACGAAAAACTCATCGAGCCCTTCCCACCAATCGGTGATAATTGGCGTCCCGCAGGCTGCGGCTTCGAAGAACCGTCCGGACGGACACCATCCGGAGTTCGCCATTTCTCCTCGCGTAATGTTCAGCGTAAGCCGCGAGGACGAATACAGCGCGGGGTGATCGGCCGGAGCGACGTGGTCGAATCGCGCGACGTTCGGCGGCCATTGCCACTGCCAGGGGTAGAGCGTCCCGGCGAGTACAAACTTCAGATCCGGTCTGCGGCGCGACGGCTCAAGGAATAGTTCATCCACCTTCTGCTGACGGTCAGCCGCGTAGGTTCCCATGTAAGTAAGCGCGGAGCGGAACTCCGCACGCGACTCTATGGGGTGGTACACATCGGGGTCCACGCAGCCAAACAGCGGACGCGCCAATCGCGCCCCCCAGCGCTCTCGCAACTCTCGCAACGCCTGTCCGCCGGTCCACGAGAGCACAAGATCGAATTGCCCGATCTGGTCGCGGCGCAGATATTCAAGATCACCGGCCTCAAGCTGTTTTAGAGTTACTGGGGTGTCCAGATCGTAGAAGACCTTCTGGGGTCGAGAAAGTCCCAGTACCTCGTCGCTGATGCGCGCGCCTTGCGGACAGTAACTGGCGGTGATGACGACGTCAGACTCGGAAGCCCGCCTTATGGCGTAGCGACGGACCTCGTCCCAGGAACGGTACAGTACGAGTTCGCAAAAGTCCGCTCCGGCGAAATCGCGCCGCAGAGCGTAGTACTCCACATCTTTCTCATAGAAAGTGACCTCGTGGCCTTCCCGTGCCAGCCCCTTCAGGATGGCCCGATACGGAGTCGCATGACCGTTGCCCCATGAAGACGAAATCGTCAGCCCAAAAATCGTGATCTTCAACTCTCACCCCACCTCAGCACGTCCGGACAGAATGCCCGCGCACTCCGGTCCAAGTACACGTACTTACGTCTGTGATGGCGCGGATGCCGCAGGTGTTTGCCGTATAAGTTAGTGAAATGATTGCAGGGATCAAGCTGACGAGAGACAAGACAACCACAGCGGCGAAGAGCGGCGTCTAGCGAAGCGAAGGATCTGCTTTGTTCGGCTGCTGAAACAAAGTAGATCCTTCGCGCTAAAGATAGAAAGCAAGCCGGAAGGCACAACACGGAAGCCGTGCCTAGGCACTTTGAGTCGCGTCACCAGCTTTAGGCTAGCTTCGCATCCATCGTGATTTTCGCATTCAATACCCGCGATACCGGACAACCGGCCTTCGCGCCATTCGCCGCTTCCTGGAACTTCGCCGGATCGGCTCCGGGGATGCGGGCCGTAAGGTCCAGGTGGACGGCCGTGATGCTGAAACCGGCGTCCGTCTTTTCCATCGTGACTGCGGCCTTGGTGTCGATGCTCTGAGCCTTCATCCCTGCCTGTTCCAGTTGCGCGGAAAGCGCCATTGAGAAACAACCAGCATGAGCGGCCGCAATCAGTTCTTCAGGATTTGTTCCGGCGCCGTTCTCAAAACGCGTGGCGAATGAGTACTGTGTATTTTGCAGGACGCCGCTTGCCGTTGACACGGTGCCTTTGCCGTCCTTCAGTCCACCTTCCCAGTGCGCGCTGCCAATTCTCTGCATGTGTTCTTTCTCCTGTCGAAATTACAGCGTGAAAGATGTGACGGGTTAGCGCTGAGCGCGCTGTGTTCCGTCAGGCAATGTGCTGCAATGTGCGGCTGAAACTCAGCTCTAGTAGAAATCAGAACAACTCAGAAAGAATCCGCAAGTGGCACACACTAGCTTGCAGTGATTCTCCTGTAAATCGGAAGAACAGGCCGGGCAGGTCCGCATCGCGCGGACCGCATCTTTGTCTCGCGCGGTGCTTTCTTTCGGCAAAAGCTCTCGCCCGTTCTCGATTCCTTCCCTCACCCATGCAGTATACGTCCGTCAAATGTCTGCGCGCAGGCAAGCAGTTCTTCTCGTGTTTGTCAGTGACACTCGACGCGATGCTCTTCTTTTCAAAAAACATGAAAATTCCAGTTACTTTAGTAATTCGAAATGCATATACTTCCGGCCGTATTCCGAACACAAGTTTTTCAATTCATTAACAGCTAGTCAATAGGAGACCACCATGTCTAAGACTCTTTGGGTAATCCTCGCCGCTTTGATGTTCGCTGGCACTTATTCCATCTCTACCAGTTCGATCGACAACCCGATGGATCCCGGCGAAGGCTCTTATCCGACTCCGATCTGCGCCCCGGGCGGAACCTGCAAGTAGTTCTCACGCAGGACGAATGGATGCCAATTGGAACGGCCGCGTTTGATGTATCGCGGCCATGTTTACTTGTTCTGTAATAGCGAGACTGTTAATTGGCCGGTCCAGAATACTTCTTGAGCGAATCCCGCTAGACGCGCTATGCTCCTGCCCGGGTAACTTATGCCTCAGCTAACGTTCATCGACTACGCGTTTTGGTTCGCTTCGCCTGCGCTACAGGCAGTGCTCGCCGCCGTAATGTACCGTCGACATCTGCAGCGCGAGTTCCCTATGTTCTTCAACTACACGGTCTTCCAGGTCTTGTGCCACATTTTCATGTTCGTGGCATGGCGCTGGTCATCGGACGTGTACTTCTACGCCTACTGCACGACCAGTGCCCTGGGGATCGGTCTCGGATTCTGCGTTATCCGCGAGGTCTTTCTGGATGCGTTCCGTCCGTTCGAAGCGATCCGCGAACTTGGCGTGGTCCTGTTCCGCTGGTCCGTGCTGGTACTGTTGCTGATTGCGGCTGCCACTGCGATTGTCGCCCCGCATGCCAACAACACGCCTGACATCATCTATGCCGGGATCATCACGCTGGAGCGCAGCATTCGCGTGATGCAGTTTGGGCTCGTTCTGTTTATGGTGCTCTTCAGTAACTATCTGGGGGTAACCAAGCGGCACTATCTGTTTGGCATAGCACTGGGTTTTGGTACGTTCGCCACGACTCACATGATTGTGCTGACGCTTCGCGTCTACCCCGGGCTTCTGTCTGGCGCGACGGCAAGCCGGTTCACGGCTGCTGCGTATTTCGTCTCGGTGCTGATCTGGCTTGGGTACACGCTTGCTCCGCAAGCGGAGCGTCGGAAGGTTGAAATTCTTCCGCAATCCGAGCGCTGGAACCACACCCTGGCCAACGTCCTGAACGTGCCGGTCTCCGAGGGCTTCCTCCCGAATATGGAGCGCACAGTCGAACGCCTCTTGCAGCAACAACACCCGACCGAAGATCACCACAACAGCTACTAATAGATATGCCAAAAGCAAAGGCCGCGAGTTTCGCTCGCGGCCTTTTGCCTGCTTGCAAGGTCATCTAATCTGAAAGATTCGGAGTGACTTGCTTTTCAGCCGCACTTTGTTTCGGGGCTAAAATCCGAACGCACAAAACAGAAGCCGCCGATGGCTGCTCGGCGGGAACACTTATCCCACGGCGTCGTTTTTCGGGCGCCACTGCCTGAGTTGTGTAAAACGTCACTTTCCCTGGGGGGATGCGTCCTTCGACGCAGGGGCAAGTGCGATGGCTCCTAGGCCGAAGCCGTTGAAACCTTTCGGCCCTGCTGGAAGCATTCACGGCAGAACACCGGTCTTCCCTGGGTTGGTTTGAATGGAACCGTTGTTTCCTTGCCGCAATTCGAGCAAACAGTCTTGGTTTCTACCTTGGGATACGACGCCCCGGGAGAGCTGCCAAGAACCTGGGCGCGCTTGCCCTTGCAGGCTTTGCAGCGCTTCGGCTCATTCTTGAACTGCTTGTCATGGAAGAACAGTTGTTCCCCGGCCGTGAATACAAAGTCCTCACCGCAGTCGCAGCACTTTAGAACCTTGTCCTGGAATTCCATTGCGAGTTGCCCCTTTCAGCCCGTGATCTCTGAACGGCCAACCAACAGGATTCGCATGATGTCGCCGCTGCGAAGCCTTTCGACCACACAGAGTACATTCTTTGCCTGAACCTCATCACATTGACGAATGTCAATGCGATGTATTGATTGCTTTACGAATGCTTATGACTGCGGGACTGCCATCATGAAATCCTTTTGCCGCTCACCCAAGCGAAAAAAGGTAGAGGCCGCCGCCGGGGAAGCGGCGGCCTTGATTTCCTTCTTGCTAATCTTGCTCGTTAGTCCTGCTCTTTGCGAGCCTTTTTGCGGCTACGCTTACGGGCCAACGCTTCTTTCACACGCTTCTTCTCGCCCGGCTTGAGGTAATAGGAGTGACGCTTCACTTCCTTAATAATGTCCTCTTGCTGGACTTTGCGCTTGAAGCGGCGCAGGGCGTTCTCTAACGATTCGCCCTCTTGAAGTCGAATTTCTGCCAAGCCTTACACCCCCAGACTCGTCCTATCTGGACTCAAATAGCTTACCTTAGGTTTGCTGTGGTGCGTCAAGAGAGTTGTAGAAAATTGCTCTACTCGGCCCCTACGCCTGAAATTCGATCGTAAAGCCCTCAGAAACTCAGCCGGAGCGACAATTGAATCTGGCGCGGGGAATAGGCATTGTTAGGCGTCAAGAACCCGCCATTTGCCCGGTAGTGAGCCGGATATCGTTTGCCAGCAACGACTTTGTCCTGCATAACGAAGTCGCCGGCGGAAGCCAGAAAGCCGTCATCGGAGAGGTCAACGCGCTTGTTTGCGCGGTTCATCACATTAAAGGATTCTGCCAGGAACTCCAGCCGGACGCGCTCCGTAGCGTGGAGACGGCGCGTAACGCGCAGGTCGGTGGTGAAGTAATCGGGGCCAGTGAGCGCGTTCCGGCTCACGCCCGGCAGACGGTCGTTTGCGGAATTGCCGTCGCGATTCGGGTCGCCGATGACGCTGGCGTTAACCGGACGGCCGCTGCCAACCGTGACGATGCTGGAAAATTTCCAATCGTTAAAAAAGAAGCGCAGCACCGGACGGTCGCGATGAAACGGACGCGGCTCTGCGATCCAGGAGGCCATGAATCGGTGACGCTGATCGGTGGTGCTGCGCCCTCGTTCGCTTTGTGTCGAGTAGGAATTCTCCACCGTAACTGGGCGGCCGACGACCATGGCGTCCTGTCCGTCGTCGATGGCTTTCGCATACGTGTAGCCGATCCGGAAGTAAAAGCCGCGTGTCATACGGCGTCGCGCCGAGATGGTGAGACCGTGATAGACGCTCGTAGCGGCACTCTCGAAGACATTCACGGACCCGACCTGCGACAGCGGGCGCTGCAGGTCATTGATGCACGGCGCGAATGGGCAGCTCATGGAGCGGGTCATCTGCCACGTGGAAAACGTCGGGATATCATAATAAGCGCCAGTGAAGCTGTTCCCGTCTTCGCTGAAGACGGGGTAGGACACGATCTCCGGCTCGGGAAGATTAGCGTCGCGCGCGCGTATGAGGTGCTCGCCATGCACATACAAGTAAGAAGCGGAGACAGCGAAGCGTTCTGCGATTTCGCGCTCGACGGTCAAACTGGCCTGCTGCACAAATGGAACTCGGAAGTTCGGCGAAAACGCAGAAATCTCGCTGGTGACGTGCGATGCAAGGCTGTCGGGAACCTCGCACCGGGGTTCGGTGATTCCGCAGATCACGATGGGATTGGGATACTGCGGGAAGATGACGGCGTCGGCGTTGCGCGAGTTTTCCAGAAACAGATGGCTTTGCGCCAGGCCATTGTCGGTTTTCACAGCCGAAGTGTACATAGAGGGAATGCGCGTGTAGAACACGCCATATCCCGCGCGCACGACAAGCGGGCGACGCTCACCGATGCTGTATGCAAAACCAACGCGCGGCGCGATGTTATTCGAATCGTGCGGCAACTTACCTGACATCTCCCACAGTGGATTGTTCTGTAGCCCATCGCCGGAGAAGGTCTGCAGGTCGTAGCGAACCCCAACATTCAGCGCCAGGCGAGAAGTCACGCGAATGGCGTCCTGTGCGAAGAAGGCGTAATCCGAGGAATCGGGATGCGAGTCTGCGGTGCCGAAGTTCTGGATGTAGTACCTGGGCACATTGTGGGCGTAGGCGCGCAGCGGAGTAATCCACATGCCGTAGGTGGCTGGCTCGAAGGTCCACGGATCGACGCGAATATCGCGGAACAAGTACTGTCCGCCGAAGAGTGAAGGAAAGAAGTTGTAAACCCAGGCCTTGCTTACATCGCCGCCGAGCTTCCAACTGTGACGATGCGTCTCGAACGACAGCGTATCCGAGAGGTGAAATTTGTGTTCGCGCGTGCGCCGCGGCAGGATGCTGGAACGGCCAAAGGCTTCGATTACATCGCCGATGCTGGTGCGCACGTCTTCCGAGTTGGCGCGGGACTGCTGAAGATCGCGCGAGAACTGCACCCGGAGATGGCTTGTAGCGTTCGCCCCCAGAGCGCTTGTCAACGATACGATCCCGGTCTCCGTCCGCACCTGTTCTTCGCCATTCTCCGAAATGCCGTAATTCGTGACCGGGCTGGAGGGATCGAAGAAGACGTTGTTTTGTCCGCCGTAGCGCGACGTGTTGATGCGGAAGGTCAGAAACTGGCGCGGAGTCAACGAGACATCGACCTTGAAGAACCCGGCGTTGCCCAGCAGTTCGGATCGGAAGTTGCCGCCCAGTTGCGATAGCTTGGCCGCGGCACCTTGGACGAGCGCGCGGTCAGTGCTTTCGTAATCGCCGGAGGTGGGCCTAAGGACAGTGGAGCCGTCGAGAAACCGGACAACAGTCGGCACGCGGAAGATGTGCTGATCCCATCCGCCGAAGTAGAACACGCGATTCTTTTTGAGCCTGCCTCCGAGGGTGAAGCCGAACTGGTGCTGGCGATCGCTCGGCTTCACGTCCGTGAATGGGTGCTGCGCGTTCATGCGGTTATCGCGAACGTAATAGAATGCGCTTCCCCGAAGCTGGTTGGTTCCAGACTTTGTGACGACGTTAACGACGCCACCGCCAGAGCGTCCAAGCTCCGCGCTATAGGCGTTGGAAGAGACGCGGAACTCCTGTACGACTTCGTTGCTGAACTGGTAGGGTGCGCGATACCGTCCTCTCCCCTGCGCAAAGAACGAGTTGTTGTTGTCGGCGCCATCCACAAGCATTGAAGATTGAAATCCACGCACCCCGCCAAAAGCGAGATCGCCATTGCTCGAGGACGTGAGCCCGCGCGGATCCTGCGTCACGCCGGGCGTGAGCAACGCGAGATCGGTAAATCGGCGGCCGTTAATGGGCAGGTCGGCGATGGAACGCTCGTCGATGACATGGGAGACCTCGGACGATTGCGTTTCCACCATAGGCGCGGCACTGTTGATCTCGACGGTTTCATGCGCGCCAGCCAGCGCGAGCTTGAACTCCAGTTCCAGCGCGCCGGCTATCTCCACGTGTACGTTCGTAAAGACTTGCGGCGCCATCCCCGAGGCTTGAGCGCGAATGCTGTAATCCCCCGGCGGTAGAAGAGACGAGGCGAAGCGGCCGTCAGCATCGGTGTTAATGCGGTGCTCGATCCCGGTATTTACGTTAACGATGAGGATTGCGGCATTGCGAACGCGAGCTCCGGCGGCATCACTAACGCTGCCACGAATAGCTCCCAGCGAAGCATCTTGTCCGATGGATGACAGTGGAGAGAAAAGCACGGCCAGCAGAACGGCGGCAATCACGAGGTGGACGAAATAGCAAGTAGTGGTGCTGATTGGCTTGCCAGGCCGAGTGTCGATCAATGTGTTGCAACAGAATCCGGGGAATGCGCGATACATTCGTGGGCCTTACTTCAAATTTTTCTGCGACTGGAGAAACACGCCAATGTATAGCAATAAGCAATAGGGCGTGTGTGACGTGGCACTCAAAAGGAACATCAAAGTGGCGAGATTCCCGTTTCGGGATCACCTGCGTCAGCGCAACTGAGCTTCACTGGCGCATTTGCCAGGAGTAGATGCAACTCCGGCCCTCCAATCTGCGGTACCTTGAAGAGCGGACACGTTCGGTGGCGTTGCAATTTCCCCCTGCGCGTTGATTCTGATATTTTCAGATACTTACGGACAAGGCTCGAGCCCGCCTGTGGCGCTGTCGGCTTCAGACCGGGTCATCTCTTGTTTCCGTTAACCGACTTCGGAGCAGTGGAATGATTCGAGCGTACAAAGGAACTTCGCCCAGCATCGCGCAAGGTTGTTACATTGATGAGTCAGCGCACGTTATCGGCGACGTGACGCTAGGCGAGAACTCCAGCGTATGGATGAACGTGGTGCTGCGCGGCGACGTGCACCACATACGAGTTGGCGCTAACAGCAATATCCAGGACTGCTCGGTTCTGCACGGCATGCTGGGAAAATGGCCGGTGGAGTTGGGCGACTGGGTGACGGTCGGCCACTCGGTTACGCTGCACGGTTGCGTGGTGGAAGACCGTTGCCTGATCGGCATGGGAGTTGTAGTGCTGAATGGCGCTCGTATAGGCGCGGGATCCATCGTGGCGGCAGGGACGCTGATTCCCGAGGGTATGAACATTGAACCGGGCTCATTGGTCATGGGCTTTCCCGGCAAAGTGAAACGAAAGCTGACGGACGACGAGCAGCAGTCGATCCTGACCTATGCAACGAACTACCTTGGATATAAGGACCAGTATCTGATGGAACTCAAGGCCGGGAAGTAGAAAAGCTGTGGGTGAGCGGAGTTAATAGGGGTCCTTCGACTGCGCACGTCTACCGGCGTGCTCTGCTCAGGAAGACACCGAACAATTAAGAACGAGCAATTAACAATCTGGTTTAACTAACAACTGTTTACCTGGTTTTCTCATGATTAAAGCCGTACGAGGCACACGCGACCTGCTTCCTTCCGACACTGACCTGTGGAACTTTGTCGATGAGCGGGTCCGCCGCATTTTCCAGAAATACAATTTTCGTGAGATTCGCACACCGATATTCGAATCCACCGAACTGTTCGCACGCGGCGTGGGTGAAGACACCGACATCGTCTCCAAGGAGATGTTCACCTGGGAGGACAAGGCGCGTGCGCAGAGCGAAAAGCCTCAGTCACTGACCTTGCGTCCGGAGAACACGGCTGGCGTGGTGCGCGCCTACATCGAGCACGACATGGGCCGCGCGGGCATGTTGCAGAAGCTGTATTACATTGGGCCGCAGTTCCGGCGCGAGCGTCCGCAGAAGGGACGCTATCGGCAATTCTTCCAGATCGGCGCGGAGGTGATTGGGCCGCCAAGCGCAGGCAGCGAATCGCCCATGCGCGACGCCGAAGTGCTGGAGATGTTGACGGCGCTGCTAGATGCCGTAGGGCTGCAGGGCTGGACGCTGCACATCAACTCTGTGGGCTGCGCGAACGATCGCGCCGCGTACAACAAGGCTTTGCGCGAGGCGCTTGAGGGCGTGAAGAACAAGATGTGCGCCGACTGCCAGCGGCGTGCGGAGACGAATCCTCTGCGCGTGCTCGACTGCAAGGTTCCGCAAGACCAGCCGATCATCGAGGCGCTGCCCAAGATCAGCGAGTATCTCGACGAACCCTGCCGCGAAAACTTTGCGCAGGTGCGGGCAATGCTGGATACCATGGGCATCCCGTACCAGGTAAATGAGCGCATGGTGCGCGGCCTGGACTACTACACGCGCACGACCTTCGAATTCACGCACGGCGATCTCGGCGCGCAGAGTGCTGTGCTCGGCGGCGGACGCTACGATGGACTGAGCGAATCCCTTGGCGGACCGAAGGCGCCCGGCATCGGCTTCGCCATCGGCGAAGACCGCCTGGTACTGGCGTTACAGGCGCAGCAGGCTGCCGCCACTGTGACGGTGCAAGCGTATGTCGCTCCGCTCGGTGCGGGAATGAACGGCGAAGCGCTAAAGCTTGCTCGCGAACTGCGAAAGGCCGGACTGGTGGTGGAACTCGGGGATGAGAGCTTCCGTCTGAAAAAAGCTTTCGAGACTGCCGAGAAACTCGGAGCGACGTACGTCGTCATCGTTGGCGAAAATGAAGTTAAGGCCGACGCATTCGCCACAAAGAACATCAAGACTGGCGAGCAGGCAACAATTCCGAGGACAGAACTCGCTGCACAGTTGCAACCGGAGCACTTGCAGCTTGCGACAGTGCTTCCAGAATCAAAACACGGCTTGAAGAAGTAGAGAGAAGGATACGAACGTGGCTCAGTTGGATTTCCTTGGTGACCTGGACAGAACGCATCGATGCGGAGAACTCCGCGCCAGCGATGTTGGCGCAAACGTGGTTCTGATGGGATGGGTGAACCGGCGGCGCGATCTCGGCAATCTTATCTTCATCGACCTGCGCGACCGTGCGGGAATGACGCAGGTGGTGTTCGATCGCGAGGCCAGTCCTGAGTTGCACGACAAGGCCAACGAGTTACGCAACGAGTACGTGGTGGCCGTTGTCGGACGAGTGAAGCAGCGCGAGGCCGTGAACAAGAACATCCCGACAGGTGAGATAGAGGTGGTTGCCAGCGAGTTGCGACTGCTAAACGAAAGCAAAGTTCCTCCATTCCTCCCGACGGAAAAGGTGAACGCCAGCGAGGAACTGAAGCTGAAGTATCGCTACCTCGATCTGCGTCGTGCCGAGATGCAAGGCAACATCGAACTGCGTCACAAGGTTGCGCTGGCGATTCGCGAGGAGTTGAACTCGCGGGGATTCCTGGAGATTGAAACGCCGTTCATGACGCGCTCCACGCCGGAAGGCGCGCGCGATTACCTGGTGCCGAGCCGCGTGCATCCCGGTGAGTTCTATGCGCTGCCGCAGTCGCCCCAGATTTTCAAGCAGATACTGATGATCTCCGGCTTCGACCGCTACTTTCAGATCGTGCGCTGCTTCCGCGATGAGGACTTGCGCGCAGACCGTCAGCCCGAGTTTACGCAAATCGATCTGGAGATGACATTTCCGACCCAGGAGATGGTGTTCGATGTCGTCGAGGGTTTTCTGCAAGCCTCGTTCAGAGTCGCGGGATACGATGTCGCAGCGCCCTTCCCGCAGATGACCTACGACCAGGCGATTCGCTTGTACGGCATCGATAAGCCGGACCTGCGGCTGCCCGCGATGACGGAGGTGAAGAATGCCTTCACGCCGGAGAATCTGCAGACGTTGGGCTTCGACGCGGACCTTCCGTTGGTTGCGATTCGCACGCCGAAAATTGGCGAGCTTTCTCGCAAGGAGCGCGACGAGATAAAGACGCTCGTACCCGACAAGGCGAAGGACGCATTCAAGCTGATCGACGATTTCAAGCGCCTTGAGAAGAGCTTCCCGGATGCGGTGGCGAAAATACGCCACGCAACGGAAGCGCAGGAAGGCGATCTGCTTATCCTCGCCGGAGCGCCGCAGCGGACGGAAATTGGCAGCGACATGAAGACGCGAGCGCAGACGAGCGCTGTGTTCACGACCGCGGGGCAGTTGCGCCTTGCGCTGGCGCAGAAGTACGCCCAGCGACATGGTTGCTTCCAGCACGGTGTCTTCAAATTCGTGTGGGTCACCGATTTCCCCATGTTCGAGTGGGATGACACGGAGCAGCGTTGGAATGCCGCGCACCATCCATTCACGTCTCCGCACGAGAACGACATGGAAAAGCTCGGCGGCGGCATGGACGCCGTTCGCGATCCCCTCTCGCAACTGAGCACCGTACGCGCGCTGGCCTATGACGTGGCGCTGAACGGTACAGAGCTTGGCTCCGGGTCAATCCGTATCCATCGGCAGGATCTTCAGGCGAAAATCTTCGAAGCGCTGGGTATGTCGCCCGAAGAGCAGCAGGCGCGCTTCGGATTCTTCCTGGAAGCGTTGCAGTACGGAACGCCTCCGCACGGCGGCATCGCGCTAGGACTGGATCGCATTGTGATGATCCTGGCCGGCGCTCCGAGCCTGCGCGAAGTGATTCCGTTCCCCAAGACGGCGCAAGCCAAGGATCTGATGATGGACGCACCCACTCCGGTGAGCGATGCGCAGTTGGAAGAACTGGGAATCAGCGTGAAGAAGTAGCCCCAGGCAGTTGTCAGTTGCCAATTGCTAGTAGCCAGTAGCCAGTTGCCGGTTGCCAGTTGCCGGCGGCACCAAGCACCTCATTGACTTCCGAAACACCTCGTCACCTTCCTGAGCGGAGCGACGAAGTCGCGGAGTCGAAGGACCCCTTTCGTCTGCATGGAGCCGACAAAAGGAATCCTCGACTCGGGCTTATGCCCTCGCTCAGAAAACAAAAAACGACCAATCAGCAATCTGTTTTGGGAAAAGCAAACGCTCTGCCGAGGGAAGCTTGCGCAGGCTAGGATAGCGGCGGCCGGTCATTTGGCCGCCTAATGTGTCTTAGATGGCCTT
This DNA window, taken from Clostridia bacterium, encodes the following:
- the aspS gene encoding aspartate--tRNA ligase, which gives rise to MAQLDFLGDLDRTHRCGELRASDVGANVVLMGWVNRRRDLGNLIFIDLRDRAGMTQVVFDREASPELHDKANELRNEYVVAVVGRVKQREAVNKNIPTGEIEVVASELRLLNESKVPPFLPTEKVNASEELKLKYRYLDLRRAEMQGNIELRHKVALAIREELNSRGFLEIETPFMTRSTPEGARDYLVPSRVHPGEFYALPQSPQIFKQILMISGFDRYFQIVRCFRDEDLRADRQPEFTQIDLEMTFPTQEMVFDVVEGFLQASFRVAGYDVAAPFPQMTYDQAIRLYGIDKPDLRLPAMTEVKNAFTPENLQTLGFDADLPLVAIRTPKIGELSRKERDEIKTLVPDKAKDAFKLIDDFKRLEKSFPDAVAKIRHATEAQEGDLLILAGAPQRTEIGSDMKTRAQTSAVFTTAGQLRLALAQKYAQRHGCFQHGVFKFVWVTDFPMFEWDDTEQRWNAAHHPFTSPHENDMEKLGGGMDAVRDPLSQLSTVRALAYDVALNGTELGSGSIRIHRQDLQAKIFEALGMSPEEQQARFGFFLEALQYGTPPHGGIALGLDRIVMILAGAPSLREVIPFPKTAQAKDLMMDAPTPVSDAQLEELGISVKK